In one Corallococcus silvisoli genomic region, the following are encoded:
- a CDS encoding M4 family metallopeptidase, which translates to MAGGEAPAAPVEQEDSDIRAALSNLHEARSEGAEGGIPYFIRGELGRIDTGADARLLPGGPRTQESLRGIAPAFRLRGEDLVLSRVTVDDRGHGHLRFQQFKNGLKVVGGELILHADTAGLVYAANGSARDGAKAAVSPALSEALAASAAVRDLGVSGAVAERPARLVYLLGEGARPTTLAYEVHVTGDRGDLPADEQVYVDAQTGARLAVHSRIQTALNRQVYSANNGTTLPGTLRRSEGSAATGDSHVDENFGHLSTVYQCYLQNFGRDSFDNAGAPLRSTVHYSTNYVNAYWNGVQLVYGDGDGVNSIALGKSRDVTAHELTHAVTERESNLVYANESGALSESLSDIFSAYCEAWAKGWSIDSGVYRIGDDVWTPSIPNDALRYMNDPVLDGASVDYYPNYSSGTDVHYGSGIPNLAFYLLAQGGTHPRGKTTTVVSGIGIQKAGRIFYWANTNYFTSTTTLRQARLYTVQAAQALGYDAATTRSVEDAWTAVGVSSLATPQLINGVPLPGLGGAPDSTQYAYFEVPSQPGGGNCLPLAQGGNGTFNTLATPSKLTISSSGGTGNADLYVKFDAQPTLTNFDCRSMLPGNEETCTFPSPSPGKWYVMLHGKSAFAGVSLTATYTPGTYDTPTVNMKGSLSLGDQHPMGPFCVIPGSKLTAVMTGTGDPDLYVRWNQPPTLTDYDCRPYLSGAAESCLMTVPAGVQRVYLMVRGYTASTYDLTLTYNIP; encoded by the coding sequence ATGGCCGGCGGGGAAGCCCCCGCGGCTCCGGTGGAGCAAGAGGACAGCGACATCCGGGCCGCGCTGAGCAACCTGCACGAGGCCCGGAGCGAGGGAGCGGAGGGAGGGATTCCCTACTTCATCCGTGGCGAGCTGGGACGAATCGACACGGGGGCGGATGCGCGGCTGCTCCCAGGAGGACCGCGGACGCAGGAGTCGCTGCGAGGCATCGCGCCCGCGTTCCGCCTGCGTGGCGAAGACCTGGTGCTGTCACGGGTGACGGTGGACGACCGGGGCCACGGCCACCTGCGCTTCCAGCAGTTCAAGAACGGGCTGAAGGTGGTGGGCGGCGAGCTGATTCTCCACGCGGACACCGCGGGCCTCGTCTACGCGGCCAACGGTTCAGCGCGTGACGGGGCGAAGGCGGCGGTGTCACCGGCGCTGTCAGAGGCCCTGGCGGCGAGCGCGGCGGTCCGCGACCTGGGGGTCAGCGGCGCGGTGGCGGAGCGTCCCGCGCGGCTGGTGTATCTGCTGGGCGAAGGCGCGCGTCCGACGACGCTGGCCTACGAGGTGCACGTCACAGGCGACCGCGGCGACCTGCCAGCGGACGAGCAGGTGTACGTGGACGCGCAGACGGGAGCGCGGCTGGCGGTTCATTCGCGCATCCAGACGGCGCTGAACCGCCAGGTGTACTCGGCCAACAACGGCACCACGCTCCCCGGCACCCTCAGACGCTCCGAGGGAAGCGCGGCCACGGGCGACTCACATGTGGACGAGAACTTCGGCCACCTGAGCACCGTCTACCAGTGCTACCTCCAGAACTTCGGCCGCGACTCCTTCGACAACGCGGGCGCACCGCTCAGGAGCACGGTGCACTACAGCACCAACTACGTGAACGCCTACTGGAATGGCGTGCAGTTGGTGTACGGCGATGGGGACGGCGTGAATTCCATCGCGCTGGGCAAGTCGCGGGACGTGACCGCGCACGAGCTGACGCATGCGGTGACGGAGCGCGAGTCGAACCTTGTCTACGCCAACGAGTCCGGGGCGCTCAGCGAGTCCCTGAGCGACATCTTCTCCGCCTACTGCGAAGCGTGGGCGAAAGGGTGGAGCATCGACAGCGGCGTCTACAGGATTGGCGACGACGTCTGGACTCCGAGCATCCCGAACGACGCGCTCCGCTACATGAACGACCCCGTGCTGGACGGGGCGTCGGTGGACTACTACCCGAACTACTCCTCCGGCACGGATGTGCACTACGGCTCCGGCATTCCCAACCTGGCCTTCTATCTGCTCGCCCAAGGTGGCACCCACCCACGCGGCAAGACGACCACGGTCGTGTCGGGCATTGGCATCCAGAAGGCAGGGCGCATCTTCTATTGGGCGAACACGAACTACTTCACCTCCACCACCACCCTCCGGCAGGCAAGGCTGTACACGGTGCAGGCGGCCCAGGCACTCGGCTACGACGCGGCCACGACCCGGTCGGTCGAGGACGCATGGACCGCCGTGGGGGTGTCCTCGCTCGCGACGCCACAGCTCATCAACGGCGTGCCGCTCCCAGGTCTGGGAGGCGCCCCGGACAGCACGCAATACGCCTACTTCGAGGTGCCGAGTCAACCGGGCGGCGGAAACTGCCTCCCGCTCGCACAGGGTGGGAACGGCACGTTCAACACGCTGGCCACCCCGAGCAAGCTCACCATCAGCAGCAGCGGCGGCACGGGGAACGCGGACCTGTACGTGAAGTTCGACGCGCAGCCGACACTCACCAACTTCGACTGCCGGTCGATGCTTCCCGGAAATGAAGAGACCTGCACGTTCCCCAGCCCGTCCCCTGGCAAGTGGTACGTCATGTTGCATGGCAAGAGCGCCTTCGCCGGCGTCTCGCTGACGGCCACCTATACCCCTGGCACCTACGACACGCCGACGGTGAACATGAAGGGGAGCCTCAGCCTTGGTGATCAGCACCCCATGGGCCCCTTCTGCGTCATTCCAGGCAGCAAGCTCACCGCGGTGATGACGGGAACGGGGGACCCAGACCTGTACGTCCGCTGGAACCAGCCCCCCACCCTCACGGATTACGACTGCCGCCCCTACCTCTCCGGTGCCGCCGAGTCGTGCCTGATGACGGTTCCGGCCGGCGTGCAACGCGTCTACCTCATGGTGCGGGGCTACACCGCGAGCACCTACGACCTGACCTTGACGTACAACATTCCGTAG
- a CDS encoding AraC family transcriptional regulator — translation MRCDSLSVFDYRCHAGPWDTPFTEQHTGFSIAYVRKGSFSYHTRGNTFELVAGSLLIGHPGDEYQCTHEHVVGDECLSFRLSETLVDALGGRQEVWRTGSIPPLPELMVFAELAQATVEGRRDLGLDELGVLFAARFVDVTSGRKRRPVDARPQQRRRAVEAALWLDAHSHEPVVLERVAREVGLSPFHFLRLFSKVLGVSPHQYLIRSRLRHAARLLADDARSITDIAFDVGFGDLSNFVRTFHRAAGVSPGGFRQAARKERKFHQVARTVPFLG, via the coding sequence ATGAGGTGTGACTCGCTCTCGGTGTTCGACTACCGGTGCCACGCGGGTCCCTGGGACACGCCGTTCACGGAGCAGCACACGGGCTTCTCCATTGCCTATGTCAGGAAGGGGAGCTTCAGCTACCACACGCGGGGGAACACGTTCGAGCTGGTGGCGGGCTCGCTGCTGATTGGCCACCCCGGTGACGAATACCAGTGCACGCACGAGCACGTGGTGGGGGATGAGTGTCTGTCGTTCCGGCTCTCGGAGACGCTGGTGGATGCCCTCGGCGGTCGGCAGGAGGTCTGGCGGACCGGCTCCATCCCTCCGCTGCCGGAGTTGATGGTGTTCGCCGAACTCGCGCAGGCGACGGTGGAGGGCAGGCGCGACCTGGGGCTCGATGAGCTGGGAGTCCTGTTCGCTGCACGCTTCGTGGATGTCACCTCTGGAAGGAAGCGCAGGCCGGTGGACGCCCGGCCGCAGCAGCGCCGCCGCGCGGTGGAGGCGGCGCTGTGGTTGGACGCGCACTCGCACGAGCCGGTCGTGCTCGAACGGGTGGCCCGGGAGGTCGGGCTCAGTCCATTCCACTTCCTCCGGCTCTTCTCGAAGGTCCTGGGCGTCTCTCCGCACCAGTATTTGATCCGCTCCCGGCTGCGCCACGCGGCCCGCCTGCTGGCCGACGACGCTCGCTCCATCACCGACATCGCGTTCGACGTCGGCTTTGGTGACCTCTCCAACTTCGTGCGCACCTTCCACCGCGCCGCGGGCGTCTCTCCCGGAGGCTTCCGTCAGGCCGCGCGGAAGGAGCGCAAGTTCCACCAAGTCGCGCGCACGGTGCCCTTCCTAGGATGA
- a CDS encoding VOC family protein produces the protein MTVITQENIVYDHIGLKVKDLARSVRFYEKALASLGHVLCTQDASSAGFGPPGEPCLWLYDSKDGAGPGVHVALKASERAAVDRFHAEGLGAGGRDHGGPGLRADYSPTYYAAFLLDPDGNNVEAVCMR, from the coding sequence ATGACGGTCATCACCCAGGAGAACATCGTGTACGACCATATTGGATTGAAGGTGAAGGACCTGGCCAGGAGCGTGCGCTTCTACGAGAAGGCACTGGCTTCGCTGGGACATGTGCTGTGCACCCAGGACGCGTCGAGCGCGGGCTTTGGCCCACCGGGCGAGCCGTGCCTGTGGCTCTATGACTCCAAGGATGGCGCGGGCCCCGGCGTGCACGTGGCGCTGAAGGCCTCCGAGCGAGCCGCGGTCGACCGCTTCCACGCGGAGGGGCTGGGGGCGGGCGGACGCGACCACGGGGGGCCTGGGCTGCGTGCCGACTACAGCCCCACGTACTACGCCGCGTTCCTGCTCGACCCGGACGGCAACAACGTCGAAGCGGTCTGCATGCGCTGA
- a CDS encoding M48 family metallopeptidase, translating into MASSRKSPGLVRGYVLPALLLFAVPLFGFWFSGHASDRLDARVLDVVEKQIAQDTALSEADRQEALAFYRAVPASAACADDRAELTNYRNSLGGACSDLRQFGWAHLASWVLLALGLASTVLALLCGLAAFISRPFQYGSFVVGWHVLRVTSALQVLGQGALVVWLSYWGPALWFQRYSPKLIILMAVVAGLAVFMVVVAIFRRPSMDFEVEAEEILEERAQELWACVRRLCKRLQTSPPDHILAGIDTNFFVTEHEVRVGGRTLSGRTLFVSVSLLRLLERSEAEAVLAHEMGHLLGGDTGHSKRLAPMLSHFGDYLQALYEGGMTRPIFYFMAAYRGLFELSLGRSRRASELAADRLAAGATSGQDIARSLVKVGAYASFRARVEAKLFAQDEQQASVAIAQRVAHGFSEYAQSEAVHDDLQGAVTPHPFDSHPPLAARMENVGVQLKPADMAQVLLEPVTSSWVDTLLDAEAIEARLWGVYEARFAQAHDLALACRYEPSTEEERRHVEKHFPPLVFEGKEARFEVRMNYAEVSCAEWEQPVPFDEVASAATAERMFKKYLDLQVTGEGSKRRRSICLSRLRDPDALLQAFQRYLGRHQYMRAHRSNSEAA; encoded by the coding sequence ATGGCCTCTTCTCGAAAATCTCCCGGTCTTGTCCGCGGCTACGTGCTGCCGGCCCTCCTGCTCTTCGCCGTGCCGCTCTTCGGGTTCTGGTTCTCCGGCCATGCGTCCGACCGCCTGGATGCCCGGGTGCTGGACGTCGTCGAGAAGCAGATCGCACAGGACACCGCGTTGAGCGAAGCGGACCGTCAGGAGGCGCTCGCCTTCTACCGCGCGGTCCCCGCATCGGCGGCCTGCGCGGACGACAGGGCGGAGTTGACGAACTACCGCAACAGCCTTGGCGGCGCGTGCTCGGACCTGAGGCAGTTCGGGTGGGCGCACCTTGCCTCCTGGGTCCTGCTCGCGCTGGGGCTTGCGTCCACGGTGCTCGCGCTCCTGTGCGGTCTGGCCGCGTTCATCTCACGCCCCTTTCAATACGGCAGCTTCGTGGTGGGCTGGCACGTGCTCCGGGTGACCAGCGCGCTCCAGGTGCTGGGCCAGGGCGCACTGGTCGTGTGGCTCTCCTACTGGGGGCCCGCGCTGTGGTTCCAGCGCTACTCCCCGAAGCTCATCATCCTCATGGCCGTCGTGGCCGGCCTCGCCGTGTTCATGGTGGTCGTGGCCATCTTCCGCCGCCCCTCCATGGACTTCGAGGTGGAGGCGGAGGAGATCCTCGAGGAGCGCGCCCAGGAGCTGTGGGCCTGCGTGCGCCGGCTGTGCAAGCGGCTCCAGACGTCGCCGCCCGACCACATCCTCGCGGGCATCGACACCAACTTCTTCGTCACCGAGCATGAGGTCCGCGTGGGCGGGCGTACGCTCTCCGGGCGCACGCTCTTCGTGAGCGTGTCCCTGCTGCGCCTGCTGGAGCGCTCCGAGGCGGAAGCGGTGCTGGCGCACGAGATGGGCCACCTGCTGGGCGGTGACACGGGGCACAGCAAGCGGCTGGCGCCCATGCTCTCGCACTTCGGCGACTACCTGCAGGCGCTCTACGAGGGCGGCATGACGCGCCCCATCTTCTATTTCATGGCGGCCTACCGGGGGCTGTTCGAGCTGTCGCTGGGCCGCAGCCGGCGCGCCAGCGAGCTCGCGGCGGACCGGCTCGCGGCGGGGGCCACGTCGGGGCAGGACATCGCGCGCTCGCTGGTGAAGGTGGGCGCGTACGCCAGCTTCCGCGCGCGCGTGGAGGCGAAGCTCTTCGCTCAGGACGAGCAGCAGGCGTCGGTGGCCATCGCGCAGCGGGTCGCGCACGGCTTCTCCGAGTACGCCCAGTCCGAGGCGGTGCACGACGACTTGCAGGGGGCCGTGACGCCCCACCCGTTCGACTCCCACCCGCCGCTGGCCGCGCGCATGGAGAACGTGGGCGTCCAGCTCAAGCCCGCGGACATGGCGCAGGTGCTCCTGGAGCCGGTGACGTCCTCCTGGGTAGACACCCTCCTGGACGCGGAGGCCATCGAGGCGCGGCTGTGGGGCGTCTACGAGGCGCGCTTCGCGCAGGCCCATGACCTCGCGCTCGCCTGCCGCTACGAACCGTCCACGGAGGAGGAGCGGCGGCATGTGGAGAAGCACTTCCCGCCGCTCGTCTTCGAGGGCAAGGAGGCCCGCTTCGAGGTGCGGATGAACTACGCGGAGGTGAGCTGCGCGGAGTGGGAGCAGCCCGTCCCATTCGACGAGGTCGCCTCCGCCGCCACCGCCGAGCGCATGTTCAAGAAGTACCTGGACCTGCAGGTCACGGGAGAAGGCTCCAAGCGCCGCCGCTCCATCTGCCTGAGCAGGTTGCGGGATCCGGACGCGCTCCTGCAAGCCTTCCAGCGTTACCTGGGGCGACACCAGTACATGCGGGCGCACCGCTCCAACTCGGAGGCCGCTTGA
- a CDS encoding carboxymuconolactone decarboxylase family protein → MSTQKPPSALRKSLGDFAPKLVDITDDVLFGDVWERKQLGKRDRSLITCAALIAMGKTEQMDFHFPRALENGVTQEELVEMITHLAFYAGWPNAMSAVTRARDLLAKKPGHDPRG, encoded by the coding sequence ATGAGCACCCAGAAGCCTCCCAGCGCGCTCCGGAAGTCACTCGGTGACTTCGCGCCGAAGCTCGTCGACATCACCGACGACGTTCTCTTTGGAGATGTGTGGGAGCGAAAGCAGCTCGGCAAACGCGACCGGAGCCTCATCACGTGCGCCGCGCTCATCGCGATGGGCAAGACCGAGCAGATGGACTTCCACTTCCCACGGGCGCTCGAGAATGGCGTCACGCAGGAAGAGCTGGTCGAGATGATCACGCACCTTGCGTTCTATGCCGGCTGGCCGAACGCGATGTCGGCGGTGACGCGCGCCAGGGACCTGCTCGCCAAGAAGCCCGGCCACGACCCGCGGGGATGA
- a CDS encoding (R)-mandelonitrile lyase, whose amino-acid sequence MDIKRNGTQPSQKAPAEHFTGTVRIDPLFSANAPARAGGAYVTFEPCARSDWHTHPLGQTLIVTSGRGLHQRWGGPIEQIRPGDVVTVGPEEKHWHGASPTTAMTHIAIQESLDGRNVTWLEKVSNEQYSAWAPTQEQ is encoded by the coding sequence ATGGACATCAAGAGAAACGGCACGCAACCCTCTCAGAAGGCCCCCGCCGAGCACTTCACCGGCACCGTGCGCATCGACCCGCTGTTCTCCGCCAACGCGCCAGCACGTGCTGGCGGCGCCTACGTCACGTTTGAACCTTGCGCGCGAAGCGACTGGCACACCCACCCGCTGGGCCAGACGTTGATTGTCACTTCGGGACGCGGCCTTCATCAGCGCTGGGGTGGACCCATCGAGCAGATCCGGCCGGGCGACGTCGTCACCGTGGGGCCGGAGGAGAAACATTGGCATGGCGCTTCGCCGACCACGGCGATGACGCACATCGCGATTCAAGAGTCGCTCGACGGCAGGAACGTCACGTGGCTGGAGAAGGTCTCCAACGAGCAATACAGCGCGTGGGCGCCCACGCAGGAGCAGTGA
- a CDS encoding cell wall protein, with amino-acid sequence MGPVESAFRAAIRGEATGPVASLVAALGRLASRLSGEPQPVRAERQGSATRPTKAAAEPIRETPAPAAAPAVRACAVIGCRQPHRSQGYCAAHYQKRRLMVATGRLHAAWVEGAAPHSIPDVILPRGRRPKAEVATPSPKQPASATPRMWVRKKGELPLGAEVAGALAPAPGAPPPPAKAEASSLSSETERATAAAQRWAREFREQKRSP; translated from the coding sequence ATGGGGCCTGTCGAGAGCGCCTTCCGGGCCGCCATTCGGGGCGAGGCAACGGGCCCTGTCGCATCGCTCGTGGCCGCGCTGGGCCGGCTGGCGAGCCGGCTGTCCGGGGAGCCCCAGCCCGTCCGGGCCGAGCGTCAGGGGAGCGCCACGAGGCCGACGAAGGCCGCCGCGGAGCCCATCCGTGAGACGCCTGCTCCGGCCGCCGCACCCGCGGTCAGGGCCTGCGCCGTCATTGGTTGCAGGCAGCCCCACCGCAGCCAGGGCTACTGCGCCGCTCACTACCAGAAGCGGCGCCTCATGGTGGCCACGGGCCGCCTGCACGCGGCGTGGGTGGAGGGGGCTGCCCCCCACAGCATTCCCGACGTCATTCTTCCGCGCGGGCGGAGGCCCAAGGCCGAGGTCGCGACGCCATCACCCAAGCAGCCGGCCAGCGCCACGCCACGCATGTGGGTGCGGAAGAAGGGAGAGCTGCCTCTCGGCGCGGAGGTGGCCGGAGCGCTGGCTCCAGCCCCAGGGGCGCCGCCACCTCCCGCGAAGGCAGAGGCGAGCAGCCTCTCCTCGGAGACCGAGCGCGCCACGGCCGCCGCCCAGCGTTGGGCCCGCGAGTTCCGGGAGCAGAAGCGCAGCCCCTGA
- a CDS encoding NAD(P)H-dependent flavin oxidoreductase gives MVPRGFVFHVRFSLAAWQSFLSQERPMRTRFTERFKLKYPIVCAPMAYIAGGILAGAVSRAGAMGLIGGGYGDADWIAKEHALAAGATVGGGLITWTIEHNPPILDAALSHRPHAFMLSFGDPRPYAAKIKASGAALICQIQRLAQLDQALEAGADVIVAQSSEAGGHGMHDRATTTLVPEVADILAKRAPNTLLLAAGGVADGRGLAAVLALGADGALVGSRLWASRESLAHEASKAMAVRLTGEDTDRSTVFDILREKDWPEGYTFRALKNTMTERWSGREDELLLVAEQERAIYRAAMAAADYSIGHSPVGQAAGLIRDIPTAAEILARMDSQAADVLLRLSKHT, from the coding sequence ATGGTCCCGCGGGGCTTTGTCTTTCACGTCCGGTTCAGCCTTGCTGCATGGCAATCCTTCCTTTCACAGGAGCGACCCATGCGAACGCGCTTCACCGAACGCTTCAAGCTGAAGTACCCCATTGTCTGCGCACCCATGGCGTACATCGCGGGTGGCATCCTGGCGGGTGCGGTCAGCCGTGCCGGCGCGATGGGATTGATTGGCGGGGGATATGGCGACGCGGATTGGATCGCCAAGGAGCACGCGCTCGCCGCTGGCGCGACCGTGGGGGGGGGACTCATCACCTGGACGATCGAGCACAATCCGCCCATCCTCGACGCGGCGCTGTCGCACCGACCGCATGCCTTCATGTTGTCCTTTGGAGACCCGCGTCCCTACGCCGCGAAGATCAAGGCCTCGGGCGCGGCCTTGATCTGCCAGATTCAGCGCCTCGCCCAGCTTGATCAGGCGCTCGAGGCAGGTGCCGACGTCATCGTGGCGCAGAGCAGCGAGGCCGGGGGGCACGGGATGCACGACCGCGCGACCACCACCCTGGTCCCGGAGGTCGCCGACATCCTCGCGAAGCGCGCTCCGAACACGCTCCTGCTCGCGGCGGGAGGCGTGGCCGACGGGCGTGGGCTGGCGGCGGTCCTGGCGCTGGGCGCGGATGGGGCGCTGGTGGGCTCGCGCCTGTGGGCCAGTCGCGAGTCATTGGCGCACGAAGCCTCCAAGGCGATGGCGGTCCGATTGACCGGGGAGGACACCGACCGCTCCACCGTCTTCGACATCCTGCGTGAGAAGGACTGGCCGGAGGGCTACACCTTCCGCGCGCTCAAGAACACGATGACCGAGCGCTGGTCCGGACGTGAGGACGAGCTGTTGCTCGTCGCCGAACAGGAGCGCGCGATCTACCGGGCGGCGATGGCGGCGGCCGACTACAGCATCGGTCACTCCCCCGTCGGCCAGGCGGCAGGGTTGATCCGCGACATTCCCACCGCCGCGGAGATCCTGGCGCGGATGGACAGTCAGGCAGCCGACGTGCTCCTGCGCCTCAGCAAGCACACCTAG
- a CDS encoding alpha/beta fold hydrolase, which produces MIGIILAGAVVLSLGIRRDRSAKEIEERRARPPSKFITVDGVRAHYRDRGKGSPIVLLHGSNASLFAWEGWMDTLASEHRVVTMDLPGQGLTGPDPQHRYSDTEEVAWVDAFVKKLGLDRFTLGGNSMGGGIAWRYAVLHPDKVDRLILVDAYGLRRDEKLPFVFQLYEQPVLSHVVRWVTPRFMVKSAVAATYGDPRHVTDETVDLYEDMLLREGNRDATRRRFALEDEDTLEERLSEIKVPTLILWGGRDEWILPKYAETFHSKIPQSRLVMFDGLGHVPMEEDPAATVAAVQDFLHMH; this is translated from the coding sequence ATGATTGGAATCATCCTGGCAGGCGCCGTCGTCCTCTCCCTGGGCATCCGCCGCGACCGGTCCGCCAAGGAGATTGAAGAGCGACGCGCTCGCCCCCCGTCGAAGTTCATCACCGTCGATGGCGTGCGAGCCCACTACCGGGATCGCGGCAAGGGCTCGCCCATCGTGCTGCTCCACGGCTCCAACGCGTCGCTCTTCGCCTGGGAAGGCTGGATGGACACGCTCGCGTCCGAACACCGGGTCGTGACAATGGACCTCCCCGGCCAGGGCCTCACCGGGCCCGACCCCCAGCACCGTTACTCCGACACGGAGGAGGTCGCCTGGGTGGACGCCTTCGTCAAGAAGCTGGGGCTGGACCGGTTCACCCTGGGCGGCAACTCGATGGGCGGGGGCATCGCCTGGCGTTACGCCGTGCTCCACCCGGACAAGGTGGACCGGCTGATCCTGGTGGACGCCTACGGCCTGCGGCGCGACGAGAAGCTGCCCTTCGTCTTCCAGCTCTATGAGCAGCCGGTGCTGAGCCATGTGGTCCGCTGGGTGACGCCTCGCTTCATGGTGAAGAGCGCCGTCGCCGCGACCTATGGCGATCCAAGGCACGTCACCGATGAGACCGTGGACCTCTACGAGGACATGCTCCTGCGGGAGGGCAACCGCGATGCCACCCGCAGGAGGTTCGCGCTCGAGGATGAGGACACGCTCGAGGAGCGCCTGTCGGAGATCAAGGTCCCCACGTTGATCCTCTGGGGGGGCCGCGACGAGTGGATCCTCCCCAAGTACGCGGAGACGTTCCACTCGAAGATCCCCCAGTCGCGGTTGGTGATGTTCGACGGACTGGGCCACGTGCCGATGGAGGAGGACCCCGCCGCGACCGTGGCCGCGGTCCAGGACTTCCTCCACATGCATTAG
- a CDS encoding DUF6312 domain-containing protein — MSIPGKEVSADMTVKTDGHNGSGTGTMTADVMVESTVPPKKKRKTSKGLKNLDKAHRNVSRAMDHMAAAVSDGMKTYRKNEKKSAEKKKDGALRDMVKNTGKAVSDTMKTMSKVPRDLTRTIDSKRNRKQVRSVARFLSGPVGR, encoded by the coding sequence ATGAGCATTCCAGGCAAGGAAGTGTCCGCCGACATGACCGTGAAGACGGATGGCCATAACGGCAGCGGGACCGGGACGATGACGGCGGACGTGATGGTGGAGAGCACGGTCCCGCCAAAGAAGAAGCGCAAGACAAGCAAGGGGCTGAAGAACCTGGACAAGGCCCACCGCAATGTCAGCCGCGCGATGGACCACATGGCCGCCGCCGTCTCCGACGGGATGAAGACCTACCGGAAGAATGAGAAGAAGTCGGCGGAGAAGAAGAAGGATGGCGCGCTCCGCGACATGGTGAAGAACACCGGCAAGGCGGTGAGCGACACCATGAAGACGATGAGCAAGGTGCCGCGCGACCTGACCCGCACGATTGACAGCAAGCGGAATCGGAAACAGGTCCGGTCGGTCGCGCGGTTCCTCTCAGGCCCCGTGGGCCGGTAG
- a CDS encoding DUF6200 domain-containing protein, with protein MAIDPQRLTGPLPIVIDMGKQRRKKLKDLKRGEGTLMLEVNEVLDEVRNRLGEESTGKQLVPVVLLYRKQPKKKRRGGLPLPFVPPFMP; from the coding sequence ATGGCGATTGATCCTCAGCGACTCACCGGTCCCCTCCCTATCGTGATCGATATGGGCAAGCAGCGGCGAAAGAAGCTCAAGGACCTCAAGCGTGGCGAGGGCACGCTGATGCTCGAAGTGAACGAGGTCCTGGACGAGGTCCGGAATCGGCTGGGTGAGGAGAGCACCGGCAAGCAGCTCGTGCCGGTGGTGCTGCTCTACCGGAAGCAGCCCAAGAAGAAGCGGCGTGGGGGCCTGCCGCTGCCCTTCGTGCCTCCCTTCATGCCGTGA